A genomic window from bacterium includes:
- the thiH gene encoding 2-iminoacetate synthase ThiH: MDPSPWLDGCGPTSADVERALGCDEPGPRELAALLSPAARPFMEVMAQRARALTQRHFGRTISMYAPLYLANYCTNGCAYCGFASDRVQPRHRLEPPEVERELAMLKEMGFEEVLLLTGERTSHAGFDYLLECVSLAARRFHSVGIESFPMTIREYALLAEAGCSGVTLYQETYDPRQYDRLHRWGPKKDYMDRLEAPARAMKAGMRAVGLGVLLGLSDPAFDAVCLLRHAGHLRRNHWKSGITLSFPRLRPQAGKFAAPFPVDEVWLARMVFAVRIVLPDVPLLLSTRERPEFRDGMAGLGISKMSAGSRTTVGGYGGVDPLTDGQFQVSDRRSVPEIRAMLRSRGLDPVFKNWDSVFRDGEAGGHG; the protein is encoded by the coding sequence CTGGATCCTTCGCCGTGGCTCGACGGATGCGGGCCGACGTCCGCGGACGTCGAACGGGCGCTCGGGTGCGATGAGCCCGGCCCGCGGGAGCTTGCCGCGCTGCTTTCCCCGGCCGCGCGCCCCTTCATGGAGGTGATGGCGCAGCGCGCCCGCGCCCTGACGCAACGCCACTTCGGCCGCACCATCTCCATGTACGCGCCGCTCTATTTGGCCAACTACTGTACGAACGGCTGTGCGTACTGCGGGTTTGCCTCCGACCGGGTCCAGCCCCGGCACCGTCTCGAACCTCCGGAGGTGGAGAGGGAACTGGCGATGCTGAAGGAGATGGGGTTCGAGGAGGTTCTCCTGCTCACCGGGGAGCGCACTTCCCATGCCGGCTTCGACTATCTTCTGGAATGCGTGTCGCTGGCGGCCCGGCGGTTCCACTCCGTCGGGATAGAGAGTTTTCCCATGACCATCCGCGAGTATGCCCTCCTGGCCGAAGCCGGCTGTTCCGGGGTGACGCTATACCAGGAGACGTACGATCCGCGCCAGTACGACCGGCTCCACCGGTGGGGCCCGAAGAAAGACTACATGGATCGCCTGGAGGCGCCGGCCCGCGCCATGAAAGCCGGGATGAGAGCCGTCGGCCTGGGAGTTCTCCTCGGGCTGTCGGATCCGGCGTTCGACGCCGTCTGCCTCCTGCGCCACGCCGGCCACCTGCGGCGGAATCACTGGAAGTCGGGGATCACGCTTTCGTTCCCTCGCCTGCGGCCCCAGGCGGGGAAATTCGCGGCGCCGTTCCCCGTCGACGAGGTGTGGCTGGCGCGGATGGTATTCGCGGTCCGGATCGTTCTTCCGGATGTCCCGCTCCTGCTCTCGACGCGGGAGCGCCCGGAATTCCGGGACGGCATGGCGGGACTCGGCATCTCGAAGATGAGCGCCGGGAGCCGCACGACCGTCGGCGGCTACGGCGGGGTGGACCCGTTGACCGACGGCCAGTTCCAGGTCAGCGACCGGCGCAGCGTGCCGGAAATTCGCGCGATGCTGCGGAGCCGGGGGCTGGACCCGGTCTTCAAGAACTGGGACAGCGTGTTCCGGGACGGGGAGGCGGGCGGGCATGGGTGA